The DNA segment ACGCCCGAGCATCACCCCGGAGGCAAGGCAGAGACCGCTGAAACCGTAGCACTGGGCCCCGTGTATAAAGTATTCCAGCTCCATGCCGGGCGGCAGGTCTGCCTGCAGCTCTGCCAGCTCACTCCCCGAGACCTCTCTGGCCAGCACCATACGCTGCAGCCCCAGGCGCTGCGCCCAGTGCACTCCGTCGCTGTCATGTACTGCCAGCTGAGTCGATCCATGGCGCGGTATATGCGGATACAACTGCTGCAGAACCGCAGCGGCACCAGGATCCTGCAGGATAACCCCGTCTACCTCGAGGTAATCCAGAAATGCGGCCGTCTGGTGGAAATCTGCAAGCTCCTGATCGGTAAGCAGGGTGTTGACCGCTGCGTAGATCCGGCGCCCCAGCCGGCGCGAGAACCAGCGCAGCCGCCGCGCATCATCATACGAGAAGTTGCGGGCAGCGGCGCGGGCCGAGAACCGTTGCAGACCGAAGTAGACAGCATCGGCGCCGGCTTGCAGGGCATAATAGGCGGAGTCCAGGCTGCCAGCCGGAGCCAGCAGCTCTGGAACTGATCGATCCATCAGAAGTGGATCGCCCAGCCCTCGGCCTGGCGGGCCGATTCCATCACTGCTTCGCTGATGGTCGGGTGAGCATGCACCATGGTAGCAATGTCTTCCGGCAGCAGCTCGGCCTTCGCGGCCAGCAGGATTTCGTGTATAAGCTCGGTCGCCGCACTGCCAACGACATGACCGCCAATGATGGCCTTGGTCTCGGGATTGAACAGGAGTTTGACCAGTCCTTCCGGCTGCTCTATGGCCACTGCTTTCCCCGCACCGCGGTAGGGAAAAACCGCCGTCTTGTAGGCCACCCCGGCCTCCTTGGCCTTGGCCTCGGTGTATCCGAAGCTGCCGATCTGCGGCTCGCAGTATACCGCAGACGGTATCAGCAGGGGGTCAATCCGTGCCTCGGGATGATGGCCGGCAAGGTACTCAATGGCAATCTCGCCCTCCTTGCTGGCAACATGCGCCAGCAGCGGCGAGCTGGTAACATCGCCGATGGCAAAGATACTGTCCACCGAACTGCGGTAGTAATCACCCACCCGGACAAAACCGCGATCAAGGGTAACCCCGACCTCTTCGAGCCCGAGACCTTCGGTGTTTGGCGCACGCCCGACTGCCACCAGCAACTTCTCGGACTTGAGGGTGGATTCCTTGCCGTCCTTGTCCTGCACCGTGATCTCGAGGGTTTTACCCTTCTTGAGACCGGTCGCCTTGGTGCCGGTCAGCATGGTGATCCCGGATTTCTCGAAATCCTTGGCGATCACCGCCGCGGTCTCCTCATCCTCCAGCGGCAGCACGCGGTCCAGCAGTTCAACCACGGTCACCTCTACCCCGAAGGCATTCATGACAAAGGCAAACTCCATACCGATAGCGCCGGCACCCATGATAACCAGGCTTTTGGGAAGCTTTTCCAGCATCAGTGCGCCGGTACTGGAAAGAATCTGCTTTTCGTCAAACTCGAAACCGGGAATCTCGCGCGGACGGGAACCGGTGGCAATCAGGATTGCCTTCCCGGATATCTTCTTATCTCCGTCAACGGTTACCTCATGGGGACCAGTGATTCTGGCTTCACCGTTCACATACTCAACCTTGTTCTTCTTGAGCAGCGACTGCACCCCTTTGCTCAATCGCTGGGCAGCAGCCCGGGACTTCTTGAACACACTGGAGTAGTCAAAACCGGATTCATCAATCTTGAGCCCCATCCCGGCCAGATCGGCACGATGGCGAAAGACATCAGCCTGATGAATCAGCGATTTACTGGGAATACAGCCAATGTTCAGACAGACCCCGCCGGGTTTGTCCTTTTCGATGACCACCGGCTTCAACCCCAGCTGATTGGCACGGATGGCGGCCACATAGCCGCCGGGTCCGGCCCCGATAATCACCACGTCATAGTCATAGTTCTGGTTTTCACTCATAATTTCTCCTCATTCCCGCTGCGTTAAAACAGCACCCGTACCGGCGACTCGATCATCCGCGTAAGCTCATGGATAAAACGCCCGGCCAGAGCCCCATCGATCACCCGGTGATCACAGGAAAGGCTCATGGTCATGGTGCTGGCTACCCTGATCTGGTCGTTCTCGCCGACCACCGGGGTTTTGCGGGTCTGACCCAATGCCAGAATAGCTGCCCCTGGCGGGTTGATGATGGCGGTGAACTCATCCACCCCGAAAGATCCCAGATTGGAGATCGAGAAGGTCGCACCGCTATATTCGTCCGGCTGCAGACTGTTGCTGCGGGCCTTCTCGATAAGCTCCTTCAGCTCAGCGTCAATCTGGGTAACACCCTTGGCACCGCAGTTGCGCACAATCGGGGTAATCAAGCCATTGCCCAGATCTACCGCCAGCCCGATGTCGATGCTGCCGAAGTAGCGGATGCTGTCCTCCTGCCACGATGCATTGACCTCCGGATGGCGCTTGAGCGCCTCGGCGGCGAACTTGATCATGAAGGCATTGAAGCCGACCTTTTCCGGCAGCTCCCGATTCAGCATACTGCGGGCCGCAATCAGGGAGTCCATCTCGGCAGTCGATTTCAGGTAGTAGTGCGGTGCCGAGAACTTGCTTTCGCTCAGTCGGCGCGCAATCACCTTGCGCTTGCCGGCAACCGGTTCCTCGCGGTCGGCCATTACCGGAGCTCCGGCTGCTGCAGCCGCCCCACCCCCGGCCGGAGCCTGCGGGGTCAGGTGTGCCGGGTTGGCACTCTCGATATCGGCCTTGACGATGCGCCCGCCGGGGCCGCTGCCCTGGATCATGCGCAGATCAATGTTACGACTGGCGGCCAGTTTGCGCGCCAGCGGGCTGGCCTTAATCGAGCGATCGCTCTCCGGCAGTTCGCTGCTGCCGGCAGTCGGACCACCGGCTTTCCGGGCACCGCCGCGCTGAGCTGCTGCATCGCCACGGTCGGATCCAGCGCTGGAGGCTGCATCGCCCCCGGCAGAGCCTGTATCCGTTGCCGAGGCATCTGCTTTGGGTGCATCCTTGGCCTCGCTGCCGGCAGCTTCCGTGCTGTCAGCGGATCCGGACGAATCACCGCCGGACTTGGCCTGGGCCTTGAGTTCCTTCTCCAGGTCGGCAACATCCTCCCCGGCCTCGCCGAGTATGCCGATCGGGTCGCCGACCTTGGCCGAGCTGCCCTCGCCCAGCAGGATCTTGAGCAGTACCCCGTCCTGGGTAGACTCATAGTCCATGGTGGCTTTATCGGTCTCGACCTCGCACAGGACATCGCCAGCGCTGATTTCATCACCCTCGTTTTTACTCCATGCTACAATGGTACCGTCTTCCATAGTGGGAGACAGTGCCGTCATCAAGATTGGTTCTGCCATTCGATTACTCCTTACAGTACACGGCCGACTGCGTCGACAATCTTTTCGATGCTTGGCTGTACCGCCAACTCCATGGCGTGGTTGTACGGCATTGGCACATCCTCGCTGGCTACCAGCTCAACCTGAGCATCCAGGTCGTCAAAACAGTTACGACTGATCAACCAGCCAACATGAGAACCAACGCTGGCAATCGGCCAGGCCTCCTCGATTATAACCGCCCGGTTGGTTTTGCGAACCGAGGCATAGATAGCATCCTCGTCCAGGGGCCGCAGACTGCGCAGGTCCACTACCTCGGCGTTAATCCCCTGTTCAGCCAGCTTTTCGGCAGCTGCCAGCACCATGTGAGTAATCTTGCCGTAGGTAATCAGACTGACATCGGTTCCCTCGCGCTTGATATCTGCCTTGCCAAAGGGAATGGTGTACTCCTCCTCCGGCACCTCCCCGGTCATGCCGTAGGTCATCTCGGACTCCATGAACATTACCGGGTTATCATCGCGGATCGCGGTCTTGAGCATACCCTTGCAGTCATACGGAGTACAGGGAAAGACTACCTTCAATCCGGGAACATGGGCATAGTAGCTCTCGAACGACTGACTGTGCTGCGAACTCAGATACTCGGCAGGTCCGTTCGGTCCACGCACTACCATGGGAATGCTAATCTGTCCCCCGGACATATGCCGCAGCTTGCTGGCGTTATTGATGATCTGATCCATCGCCAGCACCCCGAAGTTGAAGGTCATCCACTCAACCACCGGGCGCAGCCCCATCATCGCGGCACCAACCGCCATCCCGGTAAACCCGAGTTCCGCAATCGGGGTATCGATCACCCGGGGATATCCATACTTGTCCAGCAGCCCCTTGCTGACCTTGTAGGGACCATTGTACTCGGCCACCTCTTCCCCCAACAGGAAAACCTTGTCATCGCGGGCCATCTCCTCGTCGATAGCCTGGCGCAGGGCCTCTCGAATCGAAATCTCAGCCATTATGTGCCTCCGCTAATACATCCTCGTAGATCGTGTGGAGCGCAGGCTCTGCGCTCTCTTCTGCAAAATCAACCGACTCCTGCACCCGGACCTTGATATCACTGTCAAGTTTCTTGAACTCCTCATCGCTGATGTAGCCACCATCGATCATGTCGGCTTTCAGCAGCAGGATCGGATCCTGCTGCTTGTAGGACTCGAGTTCCTCCTTGGTGCGATATTTGGCCGGGTCGGACATCGAGTGCCCCTTGTAGCGGTAGGTTTTCACATCGAGCAGATACGACTGACCGTTCTCGCGGGCATCGGACAGGATCTCTCCCATGCGACTGTACATCTCGACCACGTCCATACCGTTAATGGTGGCCGATTTCATGTCGTAGCCGGGGGCCTTGAGGGTGAAATCCTCGATTGCACTGGCCCGGCGTACCGAGGTTCCCATCCCGAAGCCATTATTTTCAACGGCATAGATAACCGGCAACTCCCAGATACGGGACATATTCAGCGACTCATGAAAGGCCCCCTGGTGGATAGCGCCATCGCCGAAAAAACACACCGTTGCTCCTTTTGACTTGGTATACATCTGATAGAACCCGACACCGGTTGCAATGGGTATCTGGGCACCGACAATCCCGTTGCCGCCCAGAAAATGCTTCTCGACATCGAACATGTGCATCGAGCCGCCCTTGCCCCGCGAACAGCCGGTTATTTTACCGAACAGCTCAGCCATAACCACCTTGGGATCCATTCCCATGGCAATGGCATGCCCGTGATCGCGATAGGCGGTAAGGACATAATCCTTGTCGCGGTCCATCGCCTGGGCGGTGCCGACGGCTACCCCTTCCTGTCCATTGTAGAGATGACAGAATCCGCCGATCTTCTTGAGCCCGTACATCTGGGCCGATTTTTCTTCGAAGCGACGGATCAGCAGCATATCATACAGCATGGTATGCAACAGTTCACCGCCGAGCTTCGCGAGCTCGTCTTTACGCTCTTTCTTCATGCATAACTCCTAGCTTTTAATCCTGTTATTGAATATGTACTTCCCCGACTATGGTCTCCAGCACCACAATATCCTCGGGGTCGATATCCTGTTCCCAGAAGCGTGCCAGGCGGGAGCCCAGCAGCTCCATCACCCCTGCCTTTACTGCAGGGTTATCCACTACATGTGTCTGTCCATCAACAATAGCGTTTTTCCCGCCAGCACTGAACAGCCACTGCGTATGCGGGTTGTGCTCGAGCTGGGAAATCTTTCCGGCATTGCGATAGGAAACGGTGAACACGGCACCGTCACGGCTCTTCTCGGTGGCGGCGGTCATCCAGCGAACCCGCGGCCGATTCTCGGTATCCACGGTGGCCAACACCCCGACACCGGCTTCATCGATAATATCCACCAGTGCATTGTACTGCTGCTTGTCATTCATTCAGAAACTACCTCCAAATCCAATGTAATCAATCTGTTTCGGTTTTCAAAGAGTTTTTTACCTGACTTATATTATCATATTTGTTGAGTAATTGACCAGAGGCGTTGTATACTCAGCCGCAGTTTATTACTATTGTAGCGTAAACTGATTCAAACCCTAGGAGGAGTCGTGGCCAAGACAGGTTTATTTCAAAAACAGGATGTGATGCGGCGGGTCGTATATTCGCTGATTCCCATCTTTATTTTCTCGATCCTCATGTACGGCTGGCGCGTCCTGACCATCACCACGGTAGTTTTTGTATTCGGCATACTCTCGGAATACATTATGGAACGCGGTCGCAAGAAAAAGGTCAGCGAGGCAGTGCTGGTAACCTGCGCCCTGTTCGCCCTGTCCCTGCCGCCGATGGTGCCACTGTGGATTGCCGCGGTAGGTATTGTATTCGCCGTGATTATCGGCAAAGAGGTGTTTGGCGGATTCGGGCGCAACATCTTTAATCCCGCGATTACCGGCCGGCTGTTCGTGTACATCTCGTTCCCGCTCGCCTTGCAGCAGACCTGGATGGCCCCAGGCTGGTTCGGCACCGGCGGGGCATACATGGTAGACGGGGTATCCGGCCCCACCCCGCTGCAGCATGTCTATGGAGGGGCGTATGCAGCCCTGGAAGGCCTGCGCGGCTGGGTGGCACCCTCGGCGATCGCAGCCGGCGAGGCCCCGGGGCTGCTGAATCTGCTCACCGGCATCCGACCCGGTTCACTGGGTGAAGGCCCGGTTATCCTGATTGTGCTGGCCGCTGTGTACCTGATTGTTACCAAGACCGCCAACTGGAAGCTTATTGTAGCGACCTTCGCTGGCGCCACGGTAACCGCGGCCGGGTTCTTTCTTGGCGGACTGATTCCAGGACTGAGCCCTGCCAGCACCAGCTTTCTGGACTTCCTGCTGTATGTTGCCATGTACCTGATGTCCGGCTCCATCCTGTTCGTAACGGTATTCATGGCGACCGACCCCATATCCGGTCCCAACAAGCCGGGTGCGCAATGGGTCTACGGTTTCATGATCGGGGCAGTGTCGATGACGGTTCGCACCTTCTCCGGATTTCCGGAAGGCACCAGTTTCGGGGTGATGTTCGCCAACACCTTCTCACCGCTGCTGGATGAATGGTTTCCGAAACCGAAGAAGAAAGCAAAGAAAAAAGCGGCGCCAGCCAAAGCCAAACCGGCTGCCGCACAGGGGGCAGCAACATGAACAAACAGAGCGTACTCTACACGGTAGTGTTCACCTTTCTGGTCAGCTTTGTGTTTGTAACCCTGCTGGCATTCAGCAACGAAGCTACCCGCGAGCAGGTCGAGCTGAACAATCAGCTGGCGCGCAGTCGCGCGGTTCTGAATGCACTCGGCATCGAGTTTGCGTCGGAATCAGAGCTGTTATCGCGATTCGAGGATCTGGCCTATGACGAGGATTCCGGACTGTTTACCACCGAGGCAGACGGACAGACCCTGCATGCCTTCGAGTTCAGCGGTTCCGGACTCTGGGGCCCGATCCGCGGGGTAATCGCGGTTACCGCCAATCTGGAAAAGATTGTCGGGCTGGAGATCGTTGAACACAATGAAACCCCGGGGCTGGGCGGCCGCATCGAGGAGTCTGGCTACAAACAGCAGTTCCGCGGTCTGATCATCCCGGATGATAAAACCTTTACCCTGAACCCTGCCGGCGACTCCGACAAGGACTCCGGTCAGGTAGATTCGGTCACTGGAGCCACCCGTACCAGCGAGGCCATGGCCGGGATCATCAACACAGAGATTCGACGTTTGAGTGAGCTGTTGGGAGGTCAATCATGAGCCAATCGGGCCAAATACTGAAGGAAAATGTATGGGACAACAACCCGATTCTGATCCAGATTCTGGGTATCTGTTCCACCCTGGCAGTTACCAATCTGCTGGTTAATACATTTATTATGACGATCGGGGTAATCTTCGTTACCGCCTTTACCAACCTTACGGTATCGCTGCTGAAAAGCCTGTTTCCCCGCAAGGTCCGGATGATTGTTCAGACCCTGATCATCGCGTTCTATGTAATCATCGTCGACATCCTGCTGCGGGCATACATGCCGGAGATTCACACCGCACTGGGACCGTACGTCGGGCTTATCATCACTAACTGTATTATTATGGGCCGAGCCGAGGCTTTTGCCCAGTCAAAC comes from the Spirochaeta africana DSM 8902 genome and includes:
- a CDS encoding dihydrolipoamide acetyltransferase family protein gives rise to the protein MAEPILMTALSPTMEDGTIVAWSKNEGDEISAGDVLCEVETDKATMDYESTQDGVLLKILLGEGSSAKVGDPIGILGEAGEDVADLEKELKAQAKSGGDSSGSADSTEAAGSEAKDAPKADASATDTGSAGGDAASSAGSDRGDAAAQRGGARKAGGPTAGSSELPESDRSIKASPLARKLAASRNIDLRMIQGSGPGGRIVKADIESANPAHLTPQAPAGGGAAAAAGAPVMADREEPVAGKRKVIARRLSESKFSAPHYYLKSTAEMDSLIAARSMLNRELPEKVGFNAFMIKFAAEALKRHPEVNASWQEDSIRYFGSIDIGLAVDLGNGLITPIVRNCGAKGVTQIDAELKELIEKARSNSLQPDEYSGATFSISNLGSFGVDEFTAIINPPGAAILALGQTRKTPVVGENDQIRVASTMTMSLSCDHRVIDGALAGRFIHELTRMIESPVRVLF
- the lpdA gene encoding dihydrolipoyl dehydrogenase, giving the protein MSENQNYDYDVVIIGAGPGGYVAAIRANQLGLKPVVIEKDKPGGVCLNIGCIPSKSLIHQADVFRHRADLAGMGLKIDESGFDYSSVFKKSRAAAQRLSKGVQSLLKKNKVEYVNGEARITGPHEVTVDGDKKISGKAILIATGSRPREIPGFEFDEKQILSSTGALMLEKLPKSLVIMGAGAIGMEFAFVMNAFGVEVTVVELLDRVLPLEDEETAAVIAKDFEKSGITMLTGTKATGLKKGKTLEITVQDKDGKESTLKSEKLLVAVGRAPNTEGLGLEEVGVTLDRGFVRVGDYYRSSVDSIFAIGDVTSSPLLAHVASKEGEIAIEYLAGHHPEARIDPLLIPSAVYCEPQIGSFGYTEAKAKEAGVAYKTAVFPYRGAGKAVAIEQPEGLVKLLFNPETKAIIGGHVVGSAATELIHEILLAAKAELLPEDIATMVHAHPTISEAVMESARQAEGWAIHF
- a CDS encoding NADH:ubiquinone reductase (Na(+)-transporting) subunit D; the protein is MSQSGQILKENVWDNNPILIQILGICSTLAVTNLLVNTFIMTIGVIFVTAFTNLTVSLLKSLFPRKVRMIVQTLIIAFYVIIVDILLRAYMPEIHTALGPYVGLIITNCIIMGRAEAFAQSNPPLISFWDGVTSGLGYMAVLMLIAFVRELLGFGSLFGVQVLPGWFTPWTIMVMPPSAFFAVGLLLWGVKSIMLRNEHPSPQGAKK
- a CDS encoding RnfABCDGE type electron transport complex subunit D, encoding MAKTGLFQKQDVMRRVVYSLIPIFIFSILMYGWRVLTITTVVFVFGILSEYIMERGRKKKVSEAVLVTCALFALSLPPMVPLWIAAVGIVFAVIIGKEVFGGFGRNIFNPAITGRLFVYISFPLALQQTWMAPGWFGTGGAYMVDGVSGPTPLQHVYGGAYAALEGLRGWVAPSAIAAGEAPGLLNLLTGIRPGSLGEGPVILIVLAAVYLIVTKTANWKLIVATFAGATVTAAGFFLGGLIPGLSPASTSFLDFLLYVAMYLMSGSILFVTVFMATDPISGPNKPGAQWVYGFMIGAVSMTVRTFSGFPEGTSFGVMFANTFSPLLDEWFPKPKKKAKKKAAPAKAKPAAAQGAAT
- a CDS encoding FMN-binding protein, whose protein sequence is MNKQSVLYTVVFTFLVSFVFVTLLAFSNEATREQVELNNQLARSRAVLNALGIEFASESELLSRFEDLAYDEDSGLFTTEADGQTLHAFEFSGSGLWGPIRGVIAVTANLEKIVGLEIVEHNETPGLGGRIEESGYKQQFRGLIIPDDKTFTLNPAGDSDKDSGQVDSVTGATRTSEAMAGIINTEIRRLSELLGGQS
- a CDS encoding pyruvate dehydrogenase complex E1 component subunit beta, producing MAEISIREALRQAIDEEMARDDKVFLLGEEVAEYNGPYKVSKGLLDKYGYPRVIDTPIAELGFTGMAVGAAMMGLRPVVEWMTFNFGVLAMDQIINNASKLRHMSGGQISIPMVVRGPNGPAEYLSSQHSQSFESYYAHVPGLKVVFPCTPYDCKGMLKTAIRDDNPVMFMESEMTYGMTGEVPEEEYTIPFGKADIKREGTDVSLITYGKITHMVLAAAEKLAEQGINAEVVDLRSLRPLDEDAIYASVRKTNRAVIIEEAWPIASVGSHVGWLISRNCFDDLDAQVELVASEDVPMPYNHAMELAVQPSIEKIVDAVGRVL
- the pdhA gene encoding pyruvate dehydrogenase (acetyl-transferring) E1 component subunit alpha, giving the protein MKKERKDELAKLGGELLHTMLYDMLLIRRFEEKSAQMYGLKKIGGFCHLYNGQEGVAVGTAQAMDRDKDYVLTAYRDHGHAIAMGMDPKVVMAELFGKITGCSRGKGGSMHMFDVEKHFLGGNGIVGAQIPIATGVGFYQMYTKSKGATVCFFGDGAIHQGAFHESLNMSRIWELPVIYAVENNGFGMGTSVRRASAIEDFTLKAPGYDMKSATINGMDVVEMYSRMGEILSDARENGQSYLLDVKTYRYKGHSMSDPAKYRTKEELESYKQQDPILLLKADMIDGGYISDEEFKKLDSDIKVRVQESVDFAEESAEPALHTIYEDVLAEAHNG
- a CDS encoding pyridoxamine 5'-phosphate oxidase family protein — translated: MNDKQQYNALVDIIDEAGVGVLATVDTENRPRVRWMTAATEKSRDGAVFTVSYRNAGKISQLEHNPHTQWLFSAGGKNAIVDGQTHVVDNPAVKAGVMELLGSRLARFWEQDIDPEDIVVLETIVGEVHIQ